From the Candidatus Binatus sp. genome, the window TCGGTCTTTGCCCCGGCCTCGTGTTCGCGCAGCACCCCGATGATCTGCTCCTCGCTGAAGCGACTCCCTTTCATTGTCCGTCTCCTTTTCAGGCGACGGACTCTACCTCATTTCGGCTGAGTTTTCGGGGTGCAGGCCACGTGGGAAGAACCAGAGAAGGAATGGCCCGTTTACGGTATTAACAACAAGGAAGGAGTTTTCTTTTCACACCTGCAAAAGGGTGATGAGTTCAACGCCCCCTACAAGCGCATCCGCAGGAATTGGTTCTTCCACAATCCCACCCGTTCTTCCGTCGGTTCGCTCGGCATTGTGCCGGAAGTGCCCGAAGACGCCATAACCAGCCCGGAGTATCAGGTGTGGCGGTTACGCCCCGGCAGTACGTGGGAGCCGGAATTTGTCGCTGCACTCGTGCGAACGGCTTGGTTTGTGAAGCTCGTGCAAGTCCACCGGGTTGGAGCCGTAAAGCAGCGGCTCTACGTCGAGAATTTGCTGGCTATGCCAATGCCCGCCGTATCAAAAGTAATCCGACATGACGCCGCTGAACAAAGGCAAGCCGCTTTGCTAAAACTCGATCGTGCGAGACGCGCGGCAGAGATCGTAAAAGTTGAAGTCGAAGCCTTGATACTAGGCACTAAGAAAGTGAGTGAACTATGAGCCGTGGCGCAAGGGCGGGGTCTGCGGGCGGATTACTCGTTGGAGGCGAGGCGACGGGACAGTTCGCGGCGGCGGCGAGCTGGCTCGGCGTGATTTCGGCAATTCGGGGTCGCTCGGCTTTGTTCGGGATGACACAAAGATTAAGAAGCAGACGGGGAAGCTAAAGGCCGGAGCTTTGGCAGCGACAGTATTAAGGATAGAGCATGCCCGGGGTTGTCAGGCGGAGCGGGAAGTGTTCGAGGATGAAGGGGCCATAGACCGCGATTACGAGGACGACTGAAGCGAGAACCCAGTAACTGAACCGATCAAGCCGCGGCTGCCATCCGATGGTGGACGGCGCCTGGACCGTCGCGGTGAACGGAAGGTCGCGCTGCGAGGTCCTTTTGCCGGCAACTATCGTCATCACAACGATGAGAAAGAACAGCATCGCGCTGGCGAACATCAGCGTTCCGCCGACCCCCGTCATGATTCCCGGAATCTTCCACGCCGCCACGGCGTAGGTGGCATGCGCCATAAAGGTGCGCCGCGGCATTCCCTCGATGCCTGCCGCCATCAGGGCGTTCGAGAAAATCATCACTCCGAAGAAATACAAAAACCCCTGGAACAGTGCGAGGCGCGGCGACCATAGCTCGCGCCGCTCGAAATACGGTATCAGCCAGTATGCAATTCCCATGTAGGAGAGGGCCACCGCGCAGCCGACGGTGAGATGAAAATGGCCCGGCAGAAACGCGGTGTTGTGGATCTCCATGTTCATGGTGTAGCTGCCGTTCATCAGGCCGGAGATGCCGCCGAGCAGGAATGCGATCATCGCCAGTACCTGCGCCGCCACCGAGGGATCGCTCCATGGAATCCTGAAGAACCATCCGACGAGCCCGCTCCCGCCACGACGGCGTCCCCCGACCTCGAGCGCGTACATCACCGAGAACGCGGTCATCAGGCTTGGGAAGAAAATCGCGAAGGTCAGGGCCGCGACGGTGAAGTTCAGTCCCTGCGATACTCCCGGGTCGACGAACTGATGATGAAAGCCGACCGGGATCAGCAGGATAAATAGTATGAAGGCCACCCGCGTCAGGCTGTCGCTGAACAGCACGCCGCCGGCCTGTTTGGGAATCAGTCCGTACCATGAAACGTAAACCGGCAATAGCCAGAAGTACACGATCGGATGCCCGGTGAACCAGAACAGCGTGCGATCGAGCATCGGATCGGTGCCCGGCAGCAATCCCAGCGACCATGGCAGCAGGAACGCCACGATCTCTACGGCCATGCCGACCGATGCGATATCCCACATCACATAGGTCGCGATCGACATGAAGGCGAGCAGCGGCACTCGCTCGCCCGGATGATCCTTGCGCCATCCGCGCAGCGCCGCAAATTGAGCCGCCGAGGTCAGCCACGTGCTTACCACCACCAACGCGAGGCCCAGGTAGAACGTCCAGTCGGCTTCCAGCGGCGGATAAAAGGTGTACAGGACTGAAGCCTTGCCGGCGAGCATCGCATACGACGCCATCAAGGAGCCTATGACAAGCGTCCACAACGCCGAATGGAGCAGCGCATTATTGAGCTTGCGCCCGAGCCCTCGCGCGGTAGTCAGCGCGATGAAGCCGTTGGCGAACGCAGTGGTGAGCACCAGCGCGTTGAACACGCCATGAATCGTCAGCCCCTGGTAGTAGGATGTTACGACCGGATAGTACTTGACGACATCTATTTGCGCGTAACTGAGCGCCTGGCCCAGTCCCAGGATCACGCCGACCGCAAGCACCGCGAATCCGAAGTAGATGTTCCATTTGATAACGTTCAACTGGCCCTGCGGCAGCACGAAGCCGGACGGTTCCGAAACGACAGCCGTACTCATTTGACCACCACCTTTCCGGACATCGTGTGATGCAGGCGGCCACAGTACTCGTGGCATATCAGCAAGTATTCGCCGGGTTTGGCAAAGCGGTAGGTGAATTCGGAAATCTGCCCGGGGATGAGCATCATGTTGACTCGCGTGCCGACGATGAAAAATCCGTGGATTACGTCAAGCGAGGTTGCGACGAACTTCACCTCGGCGCCGGCCGGAAGGTCGATCTCATCGGGAGTGAAGGTCCAGGTTTTCGCGATCACCACCGCCCGGTATTTTCCCGGCGCGATTTCCTGCACGCCTTTGTGATCGAACGGCGGCGTTTTGAGCAGTACCTTGCGAAGCTTCTGGCCGGCGTTGCAATAGATTGTCCCGCCATGCGAAGGCAAATAGACGCCCATCGCGACGCTACCGTAGCCGAGCGCGCACAGGAAAATCACCAGCACCGCGGCACACACTGCAAGAAAGGCCTTCTCGTACCGCTCCATTTATCTGTCCAGCAGCATCCAGAACATCACGGCCCAGCCCACGGCGAGCGCCAGCATGTACGTTCCTAATATGAAGATCGTGCCGGTAGGCGGAGGAAGGTCTTCTTCGGAGAATTCATCGCGCAATGGTTCGACTGCCATGCGGCCCCTCTCCTTTGGCTCCTCAAAACCTGAGCCGCGCGAACCCGGACCCCAAAGGGTCGCCCCACTGAGCGCGCGTCGTTCATGAGTTCGCGGTGTCATTCCTATCATGGACTGGGGTGAAATCAAATTCCAAATCGTTATATAGGAGAGAGGAAATAATGCGGCGGAGGCAGCGAGGTAAATTCCCACTCTCTTTCCCCCGAAAAACTTCTAACAGGCCGTCACGCCGCATCCCGCGGCAGGGGCCGCGCGCGACAACGGAGCGCGGTCGTTGGCACGACGGGCCAGTATTAAGACCCGTTGGCACGGGCGGCCAGTATTAAAAGATCCCGCGCGCGCGGGCTCTTCCATCGCGTAGTCGTGAAAAGACGCGCTGCGCAGATTTTCACGTCTTCTCACTGCGGGTGCAGGGGGCCGCAGCCCCTGCCCAAGGAGGTGTGGAACCCACGGTGGGTTCCATAAAAGAATCACTCGTTGTAGCCGAGGCGCCGCGACAGTTCGCGCCCGGCCTCGAGCAGGCTCGGCGCGATTTCGGCGGCGATTCGCTCCGCGCCGATCCGATAGGCCGGCCCGGCGACCGCGATCGATCCGACCACTGAGCGAGTGTAGTCGCGTATCGGCACCGCGACCGACGACACTTCTTCGATGAACTCGCCCGAATCCATCGCGTAACCGTCGCGCGCGACTGCTTCCAACTGCGCGAACAGGGCGGCGCGATCGACGATTGTCCGATCGGTGAAGCGCCGCAGCGTCTCGGGCAACGCCGACTTGAGCTGCTCTTCGGCGTCGAAGGCAAGATGCGCCTTGCCGGCCGCCGTACAATGAAGCGGCAGGGTAATTCCGATGGGCGGCGTGATCCGCACCGCGCGATCTTCGGCCTCGGCCGCTTCCAGCGGCACCACGCCGTCGCGCCGGACGATCGCGACGTAAGCGCTTTCACGGCATTTGCGGGCGACATCGGCCAGGATGGGGCGCGCTTGCCTCACCAGGCCCATATGATGAATGTAACGGCGTCCGAGATGCAGGCACTTGATGCCGAGGCGATAATTCTCGGTGGCCTTGTTTTGTTCGATGTAACCGCGCGCTTCGAGCGTCGCAAGGATTCGAAAGACGTTGTTCTTGTGCAGCTTGAGCCGCTTGGAAAGTTCAGTAACGCCGAGTTCATCGACCTCGCCGAAGAACTGTTCGAGCACATCGAACGCGTGGGCGACGGATTGGATGAGGTAGTTGGTTTTGTCGCGTCTGACCATCGGCATTTCGCTGTCGCGCCGGCCGTTCTCAAGGTTGGCGAAGCGCGGTTTGTAAAAGTGTTTTACTTTAGATGACGCGCTCGAAGCATGTCAACGATGCTGCTTAAATTCTCCCAAGCTTGCGCTAAGTAGCTGAAATTTAACGATAAAAGTAATCTGTCAACGGCGCCTCAAAACGCGATTTCACCATGTCCAGACAACTTCCCGCCGATTTCTTCAAGCGCATCGACGACGACGATGATGAGGTATTTTACTCGGCCGGGCGGCTCGTCGTTCATATCGACGATGCTGCAATCGCGAAGGTCGGCGGGATCGACGCGCAAATTCCGCCTCAGCGCGGCGCGTTCCTCGACCTGATGAGCAGCTTTATGGAGAGCGGCGCGTTTGAGAATATGGATTTCATCGACAGGAGCGCGCCGGCCGCGCCGCCGCCGGATCCGGTTTGGGCGATGGCCGGGGACAAGGCAACCGGCAACAGGCGCGACGGCGCGCGGGAGAAACGGCATGATGCTTAAGGGGCGCGCGACCGCCGAGGCTACGGCCGCATACGCGAGCCGGTTCCCGCAGCTGCCGGGAAATTTCCGGCCGGTGCTCGGGATGTCGGTTTCATCGATCGGAATCGGCACGTACCTGGGCAATCCCGACGACGAGACCGATCGGGCCTACGAAGCGGCGATCAAGGCCAGCCTTCGCGGCGGGATCAATCTGATCGATACCGCGGTGAATTACCGCTTCCAGCGCAGCGAACGGAATGTCGGCAAAGCGATTGGCGAGCTGGTCGCGGCGGGCGAAATCGCGCGCGAGCAGGTGGTCGTCGCGACCAAGGGTGGTTACATCACGTTCGACGGGGGCGTGCCGGCCAATCCGCGCGCGTGGTTCGAAGAACATTACGTGAAGACGGGAATCGTCGCGCCCGCCGATTTGGTTGACGGATCGCATTGCATGACGCCGAAGTACATCGGCACGATGCTGGAGTTGTCGCGCAAGAATCTCAATCTCGAGACGATCGACATCTATTACATCCACAATCCCGAGACGCAGCTCGAAGCCGTCGAGCGCAAAGAGTTCCTGGCGCGGATGGCGACGATTTTCGAGTTCCTGGAACGCGCGGCGGCCGACGGAAAGATCGGCGTGTACGGGACCGCGACGTGGAACGGCTACCGGGCGGCGCAAACGGAGCGCGGATGGCTCTCGCTCGACGAGCTGATGCGAATCGCGCGCGAGGTTGGCGGCGACGCGCATCATTTTCGCGCAATTCAGCTGCCGTACAATCTCGCGATGCCGGAGGCTGTCACGCGATCGAACCAAATCGTCAACGGCGGCAAGGCGATCGCGCTGGCGGCGGCGAAGGCGCTCGGAGTCGCGGTTTCGGCGAGCGCGACGCTGCTGCAGGGGCAGTTATCGCGCGGGCTGCCGCCAATCGTCGCGAATGTGCTGAGCGGCTTCGCCACCGATGCGCAGCGATCGATTCAGTTCACCCGCTCGACGCCGGGTGTGGACGTGGCGCTGGTAGGAATGAAGTCGGTCGATCACGTTCGCGACACGCTCGAGACGGCGCGCAAGCCGCCGGCGACGCTCGAGGAGTTGATGCGACTGTTCCAGCACGGCGAAGAACCGTAGGGCCGGGGGGAAGTGGGCGGGGCGGCGCCGGGTTGCGCAGGTGGGGCGCGACTGAAAGAATGCATCGGTTGCCGCCCCTCCATAAGAGGCGGCGTCCACCTGCCGATGCGCCGCGTCGAGACATACTTCATCGTTATAGCGATCGCGTTTTACGCCTGGTTCCTGACGCATTACGGGCCGGGGCAGGTGATCGGCTACGTGCGGATGGCGGGATGGGGTCTGGCGCTGACAATTTCGCTGGAGGTGCTGGCGCGGATCGCAAACACGTTCGGCTGGCGCGTCACGATTGAGGACTATCCTCCGAAGCTCAGGTTCATCGAGTTGTTTGCGGCGCGAATTGGCGGTGAGGCGATCGACTATGTGACGCCGTCGGCGCAGCTCGGGGGGCAGTTCGTGATGGCGGTGGATGTGCGCGAGAAACTGCGCATGCCGGTGGGGTTGGCGACGGTGATCGTCGCGTCGCTGGCCGAAGCGCTCGGGCAGATCGTGTTCATCGCGATCGCGCTGGTGATTTCGCTGCGCCTGATACCGGTATCCGCCAACCTCTACTGGTCGATCGTGGGCGGGTTTGCGCTGGCGCTGGCGCTGGCGGGGGCCTTCTTTTTCGTGCAGATGAAGCGGCCGTTTTCGCATCTGTGGCGTGCCGCGACCAAGTTCGATATCGCGCGAATCAACACCGGCGAAATCCGCGAGTCCGCCGAGGAAGCCGACGCGGTGCTGCTCGACTTTTACGCGCGCCATCGCACCCGGCTCGCAGCGTCGTGCCTGTGCTATGCCGCCGCGTGGAGTTTCGGGCCGCTCGAAATTTATATCCTGCTGCGGCTGCTGCATCAGCCGGCGTCGCTACAGACAGCGCTGCTGGTCGAGGCGGTTGGGCTGCTGATCGAACGCGCGACCTTTCTGATTCCAGCCAAGCTGGTAAGCCAGGAGGGTGGTAAGGCGCTGATTCTGGGGATGCTCGGTTACCCGCCGGGAATTGGCTTCGTGGTGGGGTTTCTGCGCCGAATCAAAGAAATGGTATGGGTGTTGTTCGGGCTGCTGAGCCTGATGATACATCGGATGGTCGTGCAGCAGCGCGGTGATATGACGGGCGCCGCCGCGGCAGGTCGCGACTCTGTGATGAAAATGCAACGAGCACAAGGAGAGCAATCGCTATGAGAAAATTAACCGCCCTGGTTGCGGGGATGACGCTCGCAATGACCGCGCTGCCCGCGGCCGCCGGAGTCGTCATCACGCAAAAGCAGCACGTGGTCAATGGGGCAAACACTCGCGACGCCGAACAAACCATTTCGGTGCAGGGCAACAAGCAGAAGATGGAGA encodes:
- a CDS encoding cbb3-type cytochrome c oxidase subunit I encodes the protein MSTAVVSEPSGFVLPQGQLNVIKWNIYFGFAVLAVGVILGLGQALSYAQIDVVKYYPVVTSYYQGLTIHGVFNALVLTTAFANGFIALTTARGLGRKLNNALLHSALWTLVIGSLMASYAMLAGKASVLYTFYPPLEADWTFYLGLALVVVSTWLTSAAQFAALRGWRKDHPGERVPLLAFMSIATYVMWDIASVGMAVEIVAFLLPWSLGLLPGTDPMLDRTLFWFTGHPIVYFWLLPVYVSWYGLIPKQAGGVLFSDSLTRVAFILFILLIPVGFHHQFVDPGVSQGLNFTVAALTFAIFFPSLMTAFSVMYALEVGGRRRGGSGLVGWFFRIPWSDPSVAAQVLAMIAFLLGGISGLMNGSYTMNMEIHNTAFLPGHFHLTVGCAVALSYMGIAYWLIPYFERRELWSPRLALFQGFLYFFGVMIFSNALMAAGIEGMPRRTFMAHATYAVAAWKIPGIMTGVGGTLMFASAMLFFLIVVMTIVAGKRTSQRDLPFTATVQAPSTIGWQPRLDRFSYWVLASVVLVIAVYGPFILEHFPLRLTTPGMLYP
- a CDS encoding cytochrome c oxidase subunit II → MERYEKAFLAVCAAVLVIFLCALGYGSVAMGVYLPSHGGTIYCNAGQKLRKVLLKTPPFDHKGVQEIAPGKYRAVVIAKTWTFTPDEIDLPAGAEVKFVATSLDVIHGFFIVGTRVNMMLIPGQISEFTYRFAKPGEYLLICHEYCGRLHHTMSGKVVVK
- a CDS encoding IclR family transcriptional regulator; the encoded protein is MPMVRRDKTNYLIQSVAHAFDVLEQFFGEVDELGVTELSKRLKLHKNNVFRILATLEARGYIEQNKATENYRLGIKCLHLGRRYIHHMGLVRQARPILADVARKCRESAYVAIVRRDGVVPLEAAEAEDRAVRITPPIGITLPLHCTAAGKAHLAFDAEEQLKSALPETLRRFTDRTIVDRAALFAQLEAVARDGYAMDSGEFIEEVSSVAVPIRDYTRSVVGSIAVAGPAYRIGAERIAAEIAPSLLEAGRELSRRLGYNE
- a CDS encoding aldo/keto reductase, with the protein product MMLKGRATAEATAAYASRFPQLPGNFRPVLGMSVSSIGIGTYLGNPDDETDRAYEAAIKASLRGGINLIDTAVNYRFQRSERNVGKAIGELVAAGEIAREQVVVATKGGYITFDGGVPANPRAWFEEHYVKTGIVAPADLVDGSHCMTPKYIGTMLELSRKNLNLETIDIYYIHNPETQLEAVERKEFLARMATIFEFLERAAADGKIGVYGTATWNGYRAAQTERGWLSLDELMRIAREVGGDAHHFRAIQLPYNLAMPEAVTRSNQIVNGGKAIALAAAKALGVAVSASATLLQGQLSRGLPPIVANVLSGFATDAQRSIQFTRSTPGVDVALVGMKSVDHVRDTLETARKPPATLEELMRLFQHGEEP
- a CDS encoding lysylphosphatidylglycerol synthase domain-containing protein gives rise to the protein MRRVETYFIVIAIAFYAWFLTHYGPGQVIGYVRMAGWGLALTISLEVLARIANTFGWRVTIEDYPPKLRFIELFAARIGGEAIDYVTPSAQLGGQFVMAVDVREKLRMPVGLATVIVASLAEALGQIVFIAIALVISLRLIPVSANLYWSIVGGFALALALAGAFFFVQMKRPFSHLWRAATKFDIARINTGEIRESAEEADAVLLDFYARHRTRLAASCLCYAAAWSFGPLEIYILLRLLHQPASLQTALLVEAVGLLIERATFLIPAKLVSQEGGKALILGMLGYPPGIGFVVGFLRRIKEMVWVLFGLLSLMIHRMVVQQRGDMTGAAAAGRDSVMKMQRAQGEQSL